In a genomic window of Punica granatum isolate Tunisia-2019 chromosome 6, ASM765513v2, whole genome shotgun sequence:
- the LOC116211592 gene encoding receptor-like protein 4, whose product MPSSVSSFFLLLCVSLPLLPSSSSSHYPYGNVSFHIDCGGHTPSTDRFGVQWEADRYFTGGATGIVSEPLRFSLPQEKTLRYFPLSSGKKNCYIIPGLPDGRYYIRTFTVYDNYDGRSHSPSFEAAVEGTSVFSWRAPWPADVERNGAYSDLLAFVHDGEADICFYSIATDPPVIGSLSVLKIDPGSYDSGSVNGTDFILVNYGRFDCGSGQWGPGFSNDSDLFGRSWQSDYNSRTSSSRGIIDAISNSASIKGTDQAPNYFPMKLYQTAVTLRKSGVLEYELEVDAKLDYMLWLHFAEIDSRVNKAGQRVFDVVVNGENVSRVDIFKEVGAFAAFDWHHTVQNLSSSFLNVRLVPVVGLPLISGLENYALVPVDLSTDPHQVIAMRALKESLRVPDRMGWNGDPCAPTTWDAWEGITCRPNKNRSALIIYQIDLASQGLKGFISDQISLLSDLVSLNLSSNSLGGSLPSGLGQKSLVRLDLANNQFTGTIPDSLSSSTLQLVLLNNNLLEGRVPEELYSVGVHGGAIDLSGNKGLCGVPSLPTCPLFWENGGISSGGKIAIALSCLLGFSVLLLLAYICCIRRRRHDYDFALPHELMSLSAKRNRYQRQKSLMLLEMESQHAKALPAPFSPH is encoded by the exons ATGCCCTCATCAgtctcttccttcttcctcctcctatGCGTCTCCCTCCCCTTACTCCCctcgtcctcctcctctcACTACCCATATG GGAATGTGTCCTTTCACATCGACTGCGGGGGGCACACGCCGTCCACCGACCGCTTCGGCGTCCAGTGGGAGGCCGACCGCTACTTCACGGGCGGGGCCACCGGCATCGTCTCCGAGCCCCTCCGGTTCTCTCTCCCGCAGGAGAAGACCCTCCGCTACTTCCCCCTCTCCTCCGGCAAGAAGAACTGCTACATAATCCCCGGCCTCCCCGACGGCCGCTACTACATCCGCACTTTCACGGTCTATGACAACTACGACGGCCGCTCCCACTCCCCGAGCTTCGAGGCCGCCGTGGAGGGCACCTCCGTGTTCAGTTGGCGGGCCCCCTGGCCCGCAGATGTGGAGCGGAACGGGGCATACTCTGACCTCCTTGCCTTCGTCCACGACGGGGAAGCCGATATATGCTTCTATAGCATTGCCACGGATCCGCCGGTAATTGGGTCCCTCTCGGTCCTCAAGATCGACCCGGGGTCGTACGACTCGGGCTCCGTCAATGGGACGGACTTCATTCTGGTCAATTACGGGAGGTTCGACTGCGGGTCCGGCCAGTGGGGCCCTGGGTTCAGCAACGACAGCGATCTCTTTGGCCGCTCGTGGCAGTCCGATTACAACTCCCGGACATCAAGCTCCCGCGGGATCATCGATGCCATCTCAAACTCGGCATCGATCAAGGGGACCGATCAGGCTCCGAATTACTTTCCCATGAAGCTGTACCAAACTGCAGTTACCTTGCGCAAAAGTGGGGTTCTCGAGTATGAATTGGAAGTGGATGCAAAGCTCGATTACATGCTATGGCTGCATTTTGCAGAGATTGACTCAAGGGTTAACAAGGCAGGGCAGAGAGTGTTTGATGTTGTGGTGAATGGGGAGAATGTGAGTCGGGTCGACATCTTTAAGGAGGTCGGGGCTTTCGCTGCCTTTGATTGGCACCACACTGTGCAGAATCTCAGCAGCAGTTTCCTGAACGTGAGGCTTGTCCCTGTCGTGGGCTTGCCTTTGATCAGTGGGCTCGAGAATTATGCATTGGTTCCTGTTGATTTGTCCACTGATCCTCATCAAG TTATCGCAATGAGGGCATTGAAAGAGTCGCTTCGTGTTCCCGATAGAATGGGTTGGAATGGCGATCCCTGTGCTCCTACTACCTGGGATGCTTGGGAAGGAATTACCTGCCGGCCCAACAAGAACCGAAGTGCGCTTATAATTTATCAGAT AGACCTTGCGAGTCAGGGCTTGAAGGGCTTTATCAGCGACCAGATTTCACTTCTTTCCGACTTGGTTAGCCT GAATTTAAGTTCTAATTCTTTAGGAGGCTCTCTACCCTCTGGGCTCGGTCAGAAATCTCTTGTACGATT GGATTTAGCAAATAATCAGTTTACCGGGACCATACCAGATAGTCtgtcttcttcaactctgcagCTTGT GCTATTGAATAATAACTTATTAGAAGGTCGAGTGCCAGAGGAGCTCTATTCAGTTGGTGTCCATGGAGGAGCAATTGA CTTGTCTGGTAATAAAGGTTTGTGTGGGGTACCCTCTTTACCCACTTGCCCTCTGTTTTGGGAAAATGGCGGGATATCTTCTGGTGGAAAAATTGCCATTGCCCTGTCTTGTCTTCTCGGATTCAGTGTGCTGTTGCTGTTGGCATATATTTGCTGCATTAGGAGACGGAGGCACGATTACGACTTTGCCCTGCCACATGAACTGATGT CACTTTCTGCAAAGAGAAATCGATACCAGAGGCAGAAGTCATTGATGCTCCTCGAGATGGAGAGCCAGCACGCCAAAGCATTGCCAGCCCCTTTCAGCCCGCACTGA
- the LOC116212239 gene encoding probable aspartic protease At2g35615: MASSSSIVCHYYCPSAIAIMLFMYSVYASSSTPTSKGDFTWQDIILKGNIAIDKVSLSSITGKPIAFPEIVIGFSHEDGSPFNRSVSANRPNAISIISQMGQVAAQKFSYCMVPYFTRSKRSSKLESAITSRVKFERVPDPHHFFSPCYNTTTYVGPPNLTMHSKGADVQLGPSNTFLRITSDVTCFNIVPSNLYPVYDIFVLILYYIPFL; this comes from the exons ATGGCATCTTCAAGTTCAATCGTATGTCACTACTATTGCCCGTCTGCCATAGCAATTATGTTGTTCATGTATAGCGTCTATGCTTCATCCTCTACGCCGACATCAAAAGGAGATTTCACT TGGCAAGACATCATTCTCAAAGGTAATATAGCTATAGATAAGGTTAGCTTGAGCTCTATAACCGGCAAACCCATTGCATTCCCCGAAATTGTGATTGGATTTAGTCATGAAGATGGAAGTCCTTTCAATCGCTCTGTTTCAGCCAATAGACCTAACGCGATATCTATCATTTCCCAAATGGGCCAAGTAGCAGCTCAAAAGTTCTCATATTGTATGGTGCCTTATTTCACCCGTTCCAAAAGGTCAAGTAAGTTGGAATCTGCAATTACTTCACGAGTCAAGTTTGAAAGAGTGCCCGATCCTCATCATTTCTTCAGTCCGTGCTACAACACTACAACATATGTCGGTCCGCCGAATCTTACCATGCACTCTAAGGGCGCAGATGTTCAATTAGGTCCCTCTAATACCTTTTTGAGAATTACCAGTGATGTCACGTGTTTTAATATTGTACCCAGCAATCTCTATCCTGTATATGATATATTCGTTCTAATCTTATATTACATTCCCTTTCTATAA
- the LOC116211634 gene encoding serine/threonine-protein kinase STN7, chloroplastic, with protein MATVAASAHGRSGLGLAPTTPFLGKKLTPLKPSLISPANSPSAPKGPVLAAAGSGHLFDAARDLFLGVGVGLPCTVMECGDIIYRSTLPKSNGLTLTAPGAVLALGALSYLWATPGVAPGFFDMFVLAFVERLFRPTFKKDDFVLGKKLGEGAFGVVYRGSLSQKPSSKKEGDLVLKKATEYGAVEIWMNERVRRACASSCADFIYGFLESSSKKGGEYWLIWRFEGESTLYDLMQSKEFPYNVETMILGEVQALPKGLEREDRIIQTIMRQILFALDGLHSTGIVHRDIKPQNIIFSEGSRQFKIIDLGAAADLRVGINYIPKEFLLDPRYTAPEQYIMSTQTPSAPSAPVATALSPVLWQMNLPDRFDIYSTGLIFMQMAFPSLRTDSGLIQFNRQLKRCDYDLVAWRKSVQPRAGPELRKGFELLDLDGGIGWELLTSMVRYKARQRTSAKAALAHPYFDREGLLALSFMQNLRLQLFRATQQDYGEAAKWIIRLMAKSGTKQDGGFTEAQLQELREIEPKKKSSAQRNALASALRLQRKIIRTLNESMDELNQQRKSLWWSRWIPREE; from the exons ATGGCAACCGTTGCAGCCTCCGCCCATGGACGGTCAGGCCTCGGCCTCGCGCCCACAACCCCGTTTCTGGGCAAGAAGCTCACACCCCTCAAGCCCTCACTCATCAGTCCCGCCAATTCACCGTCAGCCCCAAAGGGCCCCGTCTTGGCCGCTGCAGGCAGCGGTCACCTGTTCGATGCGGCCCGGGATCTGTTCCTGGGTGTCGGAGTTGGCCTCCCGTGTACGGTCATGGAGTGTGGAGACATAATTTACAGAAGCACCCTTCCGAAGTCGAATGGGTTGACTCTAACTGCACCTGGGGCAGTCTTGGCTCTCGGGGCCCTGTCGTACCTGTGGGCCACCCCTGGTGTGGCCCCAGGGTTCTTCGACATGTTCGTGCTTGCTTTTGTCGAGAGGCTGTTTAGGCCCACTTTCAAGAAG GATGATTTTGTGTTGGGGAAGAAGTTGGGAGAGGGAGCCTTTGGTGTTGTATACAGGGGGTCACTCTCCCAGAAGCCTTCATCAAAG AAGGAAGGCGACTTGGTCTTGAAGAAGGCCACCGAGTATGGCGCTGTGGAGATATGGATGAACGAGCGTGTCCGAAGAGCCTGTGCTAGCAGTTGTGCCGATTTCATATACGGATTTCTCGAG AGTTCCTCGAAGAAGGGTGGAGAATATTGGCTGATATGGCGGTTCGAAGGGGAATCCACACTATACGACTTAATGCAGAGCAAGGAGTTCCCTTACAAT GTAGAAACGATGATCCTCGGAGAGGTACAGGCCTTGCCTAAGGGACTGGAAAGGGAAGATAGGATCATTCAGACCATCATGAGACAGATCCTCTTTGCATTGGATGGTCTTCATTCGACCGGGATTGTCCACAGGGACATTAAGCCGCAAAACATCATTTTCTCAGAAG GGTCCCGACAGTTCAAGATTATTGATCTTGGAGCGGCAGCAGATCTAAGAGTGGGCATCAATTACATACCGAAGGAGTTTCTATTGGACCCGAG GTATACTGCACCGGAGCAATACATAATGAGCACGCAAACTCCATCTGCACCGTCAGCTCCAGTTGCAACAGCACTCTCTCCGGTCCTATGGCAG ATGAACTTGCCTGACAGATTTGATATTTACAGCACCGGACTTATATTTATGCAAATG GCATTCCCATCCCTTAGGACCGACAGCGGCCTAATACAATTCAACCGCCAGTTAAAAAGGTGTGACTACGACTTGGTCGCCTGGAGAAAGAGTGTGCAGCCCCGTGCCGGCCCGGAGCTCCGGAAAGGGTTCGAGCTATTGGACTTAGATGGTGGGATAGGATGGGAGCTTCTGACCTCAATGGTTCGGTATAAGGCCCGTCAGAGGACAAGTGCAAAGGCAGCCCTGGCTCACCCTTACTTTGATCGAGAAGGGCTATTGGCTCTGTCCTTCATGCAAAACCTGAGGCTGCAACTGTTCCGGGCCACACAACAGGACTATGGGGAGGCTGCCAAGTGGATTATTCGGCTCATGGCAAAGTCCGGGACAAAGCAGGATGGTGGTTTCACAGAGGCACAGCTTCAGGAGCTCAGG GAAATAGAGCCTAAGAAGAAGTCAAGCGCTCAGAGGAACGCCCTCGCCTCAGCCCTCCGGCTTCAGAGGAAGATCATAAGAACACTCAATGAGAGCATGGATGAGCTCAATCAGCAGCGGAAGAGCCTCTGGTGGAGCCGGTGGATCCCCAGAGAGGAATAG
- the LOC116210277 gene encoding uncharacterized protein LOC116210277 has protein sequence MAMMKMSSSGSKRRLSSRGLGGALREQRAKLYIIRRCVVMLLCWHD, from the coding sequence ATGGCGATGATGAAGATGAGCAGCAGCGGAAGCAAGAGGAGGCTATCGAGCAGAGGGCTCGGGGGCGCCCTCCGGGAGCAGAGGGCTAAGCTCTACATCATCAGGAGATGTGTTGTCATGCTCCTCTGCTGGCATGACTAG